In a genomic window of Streptomyces pristinaespiralis:
- a CDS encoding sigma-70 family RNA polymerase sigma factor: protein MSTITRPRDHLRPPAEERQQEAELTRGLFAADERVFATIYRQWSPLVRTMATRTLGDAREAEDVTQLVFLAAWRGRSGFRPDKGPLGAWLVGITRRKIVDALAARTRRLRLIDAAADASTATALRRGDAGPDSVLDRVLLADEISRLPLPQRQVLRMAFYEDLTQRQISERTGLPLGTVKSHARRGLHRLRHRIEQNRPSDTDE from the coding sequence ATGAGCACGATCACGCGACCTCGCGACCACCTGCGACCGCCGGCCGAGGAGAGGCAGCAGGAGGCAGAGCTGACCCGTGGCCTCTTCGCCGCCGACGAGCGCGTGTTCGCCACGATCTACCGGCAATGGAGCCCGCTGGTGCGGACCATGGCCACCCGCACCCTCGGCGACGCGCGCGAGGCGGAGGACGTCACCCAGCTGGTCTTCCTGGCCGCCTGGCGGGGGAGGAGCGGATTCCGGCCCGACAAGGGCCCGCTCGGCGCCTGGCTGGTCGGCATAACCCGCCGCAAGATCGTCGACGCGCTGGCGGCCAGGACCCGGCGGCTCAGGCTGATCGACGCGGCGGCCGACGCGTCGACCGCGACCGCACTGCGGCGAGGTGACGCCGGGCCGGACTCCGTCCTGGACCGTGTGCTGCTCGCCGACGAGATCTCCCGCCTCCCCCTGCCGCAGCGCCAGGTGCTGCGCATGGCGTTCTACGAGGACCTGACCCAGCGCCAGATCTCCGAGCGCACCGGCCTGCCCCTCGGAACGGTGAAGAGCCACGCCCGCAGGGGCCTGCACCGGCTCCGCCACCGGATCGAGCAGAACCGCCCGTCCGACACGGACGAGTAG
- a CDS encoding DUF4397 domain-containing protein → MTSRTPLTLVASAGVCVFALAAAAPAMASSAQDEKAMVSVFHGVPGLDVDVYANGDELLGDFKPGTLTEPQSLAAGTYDIQVFAAGEGPGGTPAVEKSIDVPAGANATIAAHLSADGKPQLTAFVNDMSALEAGKTRLTVRHVAAAPAVDVRAGGQPLFTGLENPKQATTEVDAGAVSADVVLAGTDTVAVGPADLDLKEGTGNVVYAWGSAQDKNLALKVQSFSGMESASGADGAAVPRNSSQPWLASAAAAGVVAVPGLLVARRAAGRRG, encoded by the coding sequence ATGACCTCTCGGACCCCCCTCACCCTCGTGGCCTCAGCCGGCGTCTGCGTGTTCGCACTCGCCGCCGCCGCACCCGCCATGGCCTCCTCCGCCCAGGACGAGAAGGCCATGGTGTCGGTGTTCCACGGCGTACCCGGACTTGACGTCGACGTCTACGCCAACGGTGATGAACTGCTCGGCGACTTCAAGCCCGGCACCCTCACCGAGCCGCAGTCGCTCGCCGCCGGCACCTACGACATCCAGGTCTTCGCAGCCGGCGAAGGACCCGGCGGCACCCCGGCCGTCGAGAAGTCGATCGACGTGCCGGCGGGAGCGAACGCGACCATCGCCGCGCATCTGTCGGCCGACGGCAAGCCGCAGCTGACCGCCTTCGTCAACGACATGTCCGCGCTCGAAGCGGGCAAGACCCGCCTGACCGTCCGCCACGTCGCCGCGGCTCCCGCCGTGGACGTCCGGGCAGGCGGACAACCTCTGTTCACCGGACTGGAGAACCCGAAGCAGGCCACCACCGAGGTCGACGCGGGCGCCGTCTCCGCCGATGTCGTGCTGGCCGGCACGGACACCGTGGCCGTCGGCCCGGCCGACCTGGACCTCAAGGAGGGAACCGGCAACGTCGTCTACGCCTGGGGCAGCGCCCAGGACAAGAACCTGGCACTCAAGGTGCAGAGCTTCAGCGGCATGGAATCCGCTTCCGGGGCCGACGGCGCGGCCGTCCCCCGGAACTCGTCCCAGCCCTGGCTCGCCTCGGCCGCCGCGGCCGGGGTGGTCGCGGTCCCCGGTCTCCTCGTCGCCCGCCGCGCCGCCGGACGGCGTGGCTGA
- a CDS encoding NUDIX hydrolase encodes MIVWINGAFGAGKSTTARELIDLIPNSTLFDPELIGAGMRHLLPAKRLAEVGDYQDLPIWRRLVVDTAAALLAELGGVLVAPMTLLRQDYRDEIFGGLASRRIAVRHVLLAPAETILRERIAAREAFPDDAEESERVRRWAVGNIERYQAALGWLAGDAHVIDTSRLGARAVAAAVADAVRTGAAPASDIVQTPEPAAETLAAGVLLFDEHDRVLLVDPTYKPGWEFPGGVVERGEAPARAGMREVAEELGIELTEVPRLLLVDWEPPAPPGFGGLRLLFDGGRLPEGDAARVLLPGSELRGWKFATEHEAAGMLPPVRYERLRWALRARERGTVLNLEAGVPVGGS; translated from the coding sequence GTGATCGTCTGGATCAACGGTGCGTTCGGAGCGGGCAAGAGCACTACCGCACGCGAACTGATCGACCTGATCCCGAACAGCACACTGTTCGACCCCGAACTGATCGGCGCGGGCATGCGGCACCTGTTGCCGGCCAAGCGGCTGGCCGAGGTCGGCGACTATCAGGACCTGCCCATCTGGCGGCGGCTCGTGGTGGACACGGCGGCGGCGCTGCTCGCCGAGTTGGGCGGCGTGCTGGTGGCGCCCATGACCCTGCTGCGGCAGGACTACCGTGACGAGATCTTCGGCGGTCTCGCCTCCCGCCGGATAGCGGTGCGGCATGTGCTGCTGGCACCTGCTGAAACGATTTTGCGCGAACGAATAGCCGCCCGTGAGGCGTTCCCCGACGATGCGGAGGAGAGCGAACGCGTCCGACGATGGGCCGTCGGGAACATCGAGCGCTATCAGGCCGCGCTCGGCTGGCTGGCCGGCGACGCGCACGTCATAGACACCAGCCGCCTCGGCGCCCGGGCCGTCGCCGCAGCCGTCGCGGACGCCGTCCGCACGGGCGCGGCGCCCGCCAGCGACATCGTCCAGACGCCCGAACCGGCGGCCGAGACCCTCGCCGCCGGTGTGCTGCTCTTCGACGAACACGACCGGGTGCTCCTCGTCGACCCGACCTACAAGCCCGGCTGGGAGTTCCCCGGCGGCGTCGTGGAGCGCGGCGAGGCGCCGGCCCGCGCGGGCATGCGGGAGGTCGCGGAGGAACTCGGCATCGAACTGACAGAGGTTCCCCGGCTGCTGCTCGTCGACTGGGAGCCTCCCGCGCCGCCCGGCTTCGGCGGACTGCGGCTGCTGTTCGACGGCGGCCGGCTCCCCGAGGGCGACGCCGCACGCGTACTGCTCCCCGGCTCCGAACTCCGCGGCTGGAAGTTCGCCACCGAGCACGAAGCGGCCGGCATGCTGCCGCCCGTCCGCTACGAGCGGCTGCGGTGGGCCCTGCGGGCCCGGGAGCGTGGAACGGTCCTCAACCTGGAGGCGGGCGTCCCGGTCGGCGGTTCCTGA
- a CDS encoding MBL fold metallo-hydrolase gives MDFIQVSPRLYMFRFPIGQAYVWRDGDDLTLVDAGHAGSAPLMEEGLRGAGLDPARVRRIVLTHCHRDHVGAAGVLAERHGSEILAHRLDAPVVRGERPVPEPVLLDWEVPLYEHGLTVPPAPPTRVDRELEDGDVLDFGGGARVVHSPGHTDGSIGLHLPVHGVLFTGDCVAGVGEVMLGVFNVDRAAARASMRRLASLAPSTVCFGHGDPLTEDAAAVLLAAAEATTD, from the coding sequence ATGGACTTCATCCAGGTGTCGCCCCGGCTGTACATGTTCCGCTTCCCGATCGGTCAGGCGTACGTGTGGCGGGACGGCGACGATCTCACGCTGGTCGACGCCGGACACGCGGGCAGCGCACCGCTGATGGAGGAGGGGCTGCGCGGTGCCGGGCTGGACCCGGCGCGCGTCCGGCGGATCGTCCTCACCCACTGCCACCGCGACCATGTGGGCGCGGCCGGGGTACTGGCGGAGCGGCACGGCTCCGAGATCCTCGCCCACCGGCTGGACGCCCCGGTGGTGCGGGGCGAGCGGCCCGTACCGGAACCGGTCCTGCTGGACTGGGAGGTTCCGTTGTACGAGCACGGGCTGACCGTGCCGCCGGCGCCGCCGACCCGGGTGGACCGCGAGCTGGAGGACGGCGACGTGCTGGACTTCGGTGGCGGAGCGCGGGTGGTGCACTCCCCCGGCCACACCGACGGCTCGATCGGTCTCCATCTGCCGGTCCACGGGGTGCTGTTCACAGGTGACTGCGTCGCCGGTGTCGGCGAGGTGATGCTGGGGGTGTTCAACGTGGACCGGGCTGCGGCGCGGGCGTCGATGCGGCGCCTCGCGTCGCTCGCGCCCTCCACGGTCTGCTTCGGGCACGGCGACCCGCTCACCGAGGACGCCGCGGCGGTGCTGCTGGCCGCGGCCGAGGCGACCACCGACTGA
- a CDS encoding dipeptidase → MTAVPIAETVASLLPRAKAELAELVAFQSVADPAQFPKSECEAAAAWVAGALTAEGFTDVAVLDTPDGTQSVYGFLPGPAGAPTVLLYAHYDVQPPLDEAAWISPPFELTERDGRWYGRGTADCKGGFIMHLLALRALKANGGVPVGIKMIVEGSEEQGTGGLEQYAEAHPELLAADAVVIGDTGNFRVGLPTVTASLRGMTLLRVQIDTLGGNLHSGQFGGAAPDALAALIRVLDSLRDEDGSTTVDGLAADATWDGLAYPEDDFRRDAKVLDGVGLIGDGTVADRIWARPAVTVLGIDCPPVVGATPSVQASARALISLRVPPGQDAAEANKLLAAHLEAHTPWGARVAVEQIGQGQAFRADVTSPAYASMAEAMKVAYPGEEMQAAGMGGSIPLCNTLAALYPQAEILLIGLSEPEAQIHAVNESVSPSELERMSVTEALFLANYARSKRS, encoded by the coding sequence ATGACCGCCGTACCGATCGCAGAAACCGTCGCGTCGCTGCTTCCCCGCGCCAAGGCGGAACTCGCGGAGCTGGTGGCGTTCCAGTCGGTCGCGGACCCGGCCCAGTTCCCGAAGAGCGAGTGCGAGGCAGCGGCCGCATGGGTGGCGGGCGCCCTGACCGCGGAGGGCTTCACGGACGTGGCCGTCCTGGACACCCCCGACGGCACCCAGTCCGTCTACGGCTTCCTGCCCGGCCCGGCCGGCGCCCCGACCGTGCTGCTGTACGCGCACTACGACGTGCAGCCGCCGCTGGACGAGGCGGCGTGGATCTCACCGCCGTTCGAGCTGACCGAACGGGACGGCCGCTGGTACGGGCGGGGTACCGCGGACTGCAAGGGCGGCTTCATCATGCACCTGCTCGCCCTGCGCGCCCTCAAGGCGAACGGCGGTGTGCCGGTGGGCATCAAGATGATCGTGGAAGGCTCCGAGGAGCAGGGCACGGGCGGTCTGGAGCAGTACGCGGAGGCCCACCCCGAGTTGCTGGCCGCGGACGCCGTGGTCATCGGCGACACGGGCAACTTCCGTGTCGGTCTGCCCACGGTCACGGCCAGTCTGCGCGGTATGACGCTGCTGCGGGTGCAGATCGACACCCTCGGGGGGAACCTGCACTCCGGGCAGTTCGGCGGCGCCGCCCCCGACGCGCTGGCCGCCCTCATCCGGGTGCTGGACTCGCTGCGGGACGAGGACGGCTCGACGACCGTGGACGGGCTCGCGGCGGACGCGACCTGGGACGGGCTCGCCTATCCGGAGGACGACTTCCGCAGGGACGCCAAGGTGCTCGACGGGGTGGGCCTGATCGGCGACGGCACGGTCGCCGACCGGATCTGGGCCCGGCCGGCCGTGACCGTGCTGGGCATCGACTGCCCGCCCGTGGTCGGCGCGACGCCGTCGGTACAGGCGTCCGCGCGGGCGCTGATCAGCCTGCGCGTGCCGCCGGGCCAGGACGCGGCGGAGGCGAACAAGCTGCTCGCCGCCCATCTGGAGGCGCACACGCCGTGGGGCGCGCGGGTGGCGGTCGAGCAGATCGGCCAGGGCCAGGCGTTCCGCGCGGACGTGACGAGCCCCGCGTACGCGTCGATGGCCGAGGCGATGAAGGTCGCGTACCCGGGCGAGGAGATGCAGGCCGCGGGCATGGGCGGCTCGATCCCGCTGTGCAACACACTCGCCGCTCTGTACCCGCAGGCGGAGATCCTGCTGATCGGCCTGAGCGAGCCGGAGGCGCAGATCCACGCCGTGAACGAGAGCGTGTCGCCCTCTGAGCTTGAGCGGATGTCGGTCACCGAGGCGCTGTTCCTCGCCAACTACGCCCGGTCGAAGCGGAGCTGA